The Lepus europaeus isolate LE1 chromosome 5, mLepTim1.pri, whole genome shotgun sequence genome includes the window CCTCCGCGTGGCCCCCCAGAGATCTGGCAGCCTGCGCCTCCACCTTTCCCCTACTGCCGTCGCGTGGCCCCCGCCCGCCccttggggctgctgctgctggcagctGGAGGGGCGTGCATCTGGCCAGCGTGCCAGGACTTGCAGAAGTGAATGGGCCAGGGACCAAGCTCTTCACTTTTTGGGGGAGAGTAGTGGTTCCCCTGCATCTCGGGTAGAAATGAGAAATGCTGAGGGAAACATGGATTTCCTTTCAAATGCTTTGGCGCTCATGCCGGTCCATGCCTAAACTGCCCAAGAGCAGAAAGAACACACAAAACGGGACAGGACCTTGGGCTCAGGGAAGGCGCAAGCACCGCCCAGGACGCCCAGGACGGGGTAGGGTGCGGGCCGGAGTAGTCTGGGAGCGCGCCCAGGGCGGAGCATAGGCTGCAGGGAGGGCCGGGAGCCGGGGGGGCCGCCCCCTACACGCACTCCCCCGGGCCTCTGCTCCCCGCCCGTGGGGAGTGGTGGGGGCCTGGGTGGGAAGGGGCGTGTGCCAGCGCGCGCACGCGCGCTCCCGGAAAAGAGAGGTCTCGAAGCAAGCACGAGCGGCCCCAATCCTTCGGAGGGGACTCTGAGGGGTGTTTGCCGGAGGCTGGAACCGGTGTCGACCAtggctgccctcctcctgctgcccctgctgctgctgctgcccctgctgctgctgaagCTGCACCGCTGGCCACAGCTGCGCTGGCTCGCCGCAGACTTGGCCTTCACGGTGCGCGCTCTCCGCTGCAAAAGGGCTCTTCGAGCTCGCGCCCTGGCCGCGGCTGCCGCCGACCGGGAAGGTCCGGaggggggctgcagcctggcttgGCGCCTGGCGCAACTGGCGCGGCAGCGCGGCGAGCACACCTTTCTCATTCACGGCGCCCGGAGCTTCAGCTACGCGGAGGCAGAGCGCCAGAGTAACCGGGCTGCGCGCATTTTCCTGCGCGCGCTAGGCTGGGATGGGGGACCCGGCGGCCGAAGCGCAGAGAGCGCCGGGGAAGGCGAGCGGAGCGCGCACAGCGCCCGAGACGCTGCGGCCGGAAGCGGCCGGGCGCCTGCCGAGTGCAGTGCGGCCCGTCTGGCACCCGGGGCGACCGTGGCGCTGCTCCTCCCCGCCAGCCCAGAGTTCCTGTGGCTCTGGTTCGGGCTGGCCAAGGCCGGCCTGCGCACAGCCTTTGTGCCCAGCGCTGTACGCCGTGGCCCCCTGCTGCACTGCCTCCGCAGCTGCGGTGCGCGCGCCCTGGTGCTGGCGCCAGGTAAGGCTGCCGCGGGGAGGGGCGTGGCGGGGACGGCTGGGTCTGAGAGCTGGGCCTCAGGGCACATCACCCTGGGGTTAGGAGAGCCTCGGGGTTTAGGGCTGGGGCTGAATCCTTGGTTCCCCAGGGATCCTCAGGGAGTCGCGCTCCAGGCCCCAGACCGTGGCGGGATGGGCTAAGAAGGGAGAAGCCTTTCGAGTAGTGCCAGAGCCGCGGGACTGTGCTTTCCCACCCTTTCCAGAGTTCCTGGAGTCCTTGGAGCCTGACCTGCCGGAGCTAAGGGCCATGGGCCTCCAGCTGTGGGCTGCAGGCCCCGTGAGCCATCCTGCCGGGATCAGCGATATCCTGGCCGGGGCAGCTGCAGAAGCGGAGGGGCCAGTGCCAGGATACCTCTCTGCCCCTCAGAGCATGGCAGACACCAGTCTGTACATCTTCACCTCCGGCACCACGGGTGAGGGCTGGACATCAGGCAGCGGAAGGCAGGGGTCTGGGATCAGgcacctcccctcccaccccccagggaGGCCGCCGATCCCAGCAGCACATCCTCCCctctccagcagggggcagcctggctcagcccctgcccgccctgtcccccacccaccccgcagGCCTCCCCAAGGCTGCTCGGATCAGCCACCTGAAGATCCTGCAGTGCCAGGGCTTCTACCAGCTGTGCGGCGCCCGCCCGGAGGACGTGATCTACCTCGCCCTGCCGCTCTACCACATGTCGGGCTCGCTGCTGGGTGTCGTGGGCTGCTTGGGCATCGGTCAGTCTGCAGCAGAGTTGAAGCCCCTGCTGTGGGGTGCGGGCCGGGGGCGCTCTGAGTCCTTTGGGGTCGGCAGGAGTGAGGGGGGCAGGATGCAGGGCCCCTGGTGCGGAACAAGAGCCCTGCCTGCTCAGACCTAAGCCTGCCATCTCCCCGGAACCCCAGGAACTCCGGCATCAGAGGGGCAGTGGGACTTGGGGTTGGGGGTGTGGGGATGGGAAGCGGGAAGAGGAACAGGAGCGACTTGGCTAGCCTGCTGAAGGTGTCCTTCCCAGGGAGCCGAAGGCCCTGGGTGTCCaggaaggagcagctggggctccactcAGCCCGCACTCtcaccctcctcccttccttcccgtTCCCGTCTCCGGCAGGGGCCACGGTGGTGCTGAAGTCCAGGTTCTCAGCCGGGCAGTTCTGGGAGGACTGCCAGCGGCACGAGGTGACCGTGTTCCAGTACATCGGGGAGCTGTGCCGGTACCTCGTCAACCAGCCCCCGGTGCGTGGGCGCGGGGGCGCCGCCAGGGGGCACGGAGGCCGCGGTCTGGGAATTGGAGGGAGAAGCAGCAAGGAGAAGAGAACGGACGAGGAGCCCGGGATGGTAGAGGCCATCTGCAGGTGCTCGGAGCATGGACGGGAGGCCACAGGCGTGGGCAGGGCTCTGGGCGCTGGGGAGCTGGCGGCTCCGTGTTGaagctcctgccccctcccctccatcaCAGACGGAGGCAGAGCGTGGCCACAAGGTCCGGCTGGCGGTGGGCAGTGGGCTGCGCGCAGACACCTGGGAGCGCTTTGTGCGACGCTTCGGGCCCCTGCGGGTGCTGGAGACGTACGGGTTGACCGAGGGCAACGTGGCCACTTTCAACTACACAGGGCAGCGGGGCGCCGTGGGACGCGCCTCCTGGCTGTACAGGGTGAGGGGCAGAGGGGGGGATGCTGAGACCCCATCAGCAGCGGGAGGCCGGCGGGAAGGGGGCTTGGGCAGCGCGAGTGACCCCGTGCTGGGTCTGCCGTCCCCAGCGcgtcttccccttctctctgatTCGCTGTGATGTCGCCACAGGGGAGCCGACTCGGGATGCCCAGGGCCACTGTGTGGCCACGTCTCCAGGTTCGCACCCAGGTTGGGTGGGCAGGGGTGGtgaggctggcccaggagggccatACTTGGTGGGTGGCGTTGGGGGCAGGAGGCTCTAACCAAGTGACTCTGCCAGGtgagccagggctgctggtggCCCCCGTGAGCCCGCAGTCCCCCTTCCTGGGCTACGCCGGGGGTCCGGAGCTGGCCCAGGGGAAGCTGCTGCGCGATGTCTTCCGGCCTGGGGATGTTTTCTTCAACACAGGGGACCTGCTGGTGTGCGATGACCAAGGCTTCCTCCGCTTCCATGATCGAACTGGCGACACCTTCAGGTACCTGCCCATGCTCTCCGTGGCCCAAACCCCAGAGACCTCAcctccctgggctggggctgggccagggccttgTCCAGTCAGGAGGCATCTGCAGACCCCTTTGCCTACCCCCCCAGGCACTCGGGCCCGTCTCAGGCTGCCCCTGTGACTTCCGGCCTTTCTCTGCCCGCCCCGGCCCCTGACCCTCCTGCAGGTGGAAGGGGGAGAACGTGGCCACGACCGAGGTGGCGGAGGTCCTCGAGGCCCTGGACTTCCTCCAAGAGGTCAACGTCTATGGCGTCGCCGTGCCAGGTGCCTGGGCGTGGAAGGGGGGGGTGCCCCCCAGGGTGTGAGGCGCGAGAGGGCTGACCCTGCGcactcacctccctccctccagggcaCGAGGGCAGGGCGGGGATGGCAGCCCTGGTTCTGCGTCCCCCCCACACTCTGGACCTGGCGGAGCTCTACGCCCACGTCTCCGAGAACTTGCCGCCTTACGCCCGGCCTCGGTTCCTAAGGCTCCAGGTGACCGCCGCTCttgtccccacccctccccgctgGGTCTCCCGACGCCACACAGGGGCCCCAGCCGGTCCTCTGTGGACTTCCCAGACACACGTGCTCCATCTCTccccctgggccaggccgaatgcCTCCTCcgtcagccccctcccctgcctccacccccagGCGTCCCTGGCGACCACGGAGACCTTCAAGCAGCAGAAGGTCCGCATGACCAGGGAGGGCTTCGACCCAAGCGACCTGTCGGACCCCCTCTACGTCCTGGACCAGGCCGCGGGCGCCTACCTGCCCCTCACACCTGCGCGCTACAGTGccctgctggctggggacctgcgCATCTGAACCTGCCAAACCCAAGCGCCCGGGGCAGGGACTGCGGGCGCCGTTGCCGTCCGGGGCCATCAGGGATCTTTTTTCTACTCCAGACGTACAGCCATTGTTTTGTAATAAATGCAGCCAGAGCCAGTTTGGCTTGCTTGCCGCAGTGTCCCTCCCTTTGTCTGGCTGGGGACCGGCTTTGCCCTCCGAAGCTTTCCCCCGGTGCAGAGCCATGACCCCCACACTCGCGCCCTCGGTGTGGGCCTGAGCCCAGTACTGGCCTGGGAGGTCTTCCCCTCAAGCCACTCCTTCTGGCCCTGGCCCTTGGAGAGACCCCTGGCCTCTGGCTGGGCCTGTTTCCTGTCCTGGGTTTACTCaagtgcagggccctggggctcAGTCTGGGCGGCAGCAGGACACGGGGTGGGCCCGGCCGCCCAGGCACACGGATGCACTGCGCCTGTGGCCaccgggggtgggtggggcacCGTGAAGGCTTGGGCGGGCCAAACCAAGGTTTGCTTTGGGGAGGGGGTGGTTTCTCGAtgcccccagctccacccccagctctgagaggccagtgagggagggagtggggggccTCAGCCTGCTGAACCCCTAAGCTTTCTGCCGTGTCCGTGGCCGGACACTCCCAGCCGGGGCCCCAGGCTGGCGCAGAGGCTCCTTGTGTGTGgcgtggcaggagggaggggcctctcctTGGCCCTGAACGATGCGTGGAGAAAAGCCATCATTCAGAAGCTTTAGATGGTGACACTCCGGCAGCCCTCTGTTCCAAGCTGTGAGTCCCAGCGTTTTCTGCCCCTCCCCTTGGGTCACCCCTCAGCCCCGGGGTGAGCGGTCAGCGCATGCGCTCCCCTGTCAAGCTCGCATCGCTGCTGCCCACCctactgccccccgcccccaccccgcaagCTCAGAGCAGCTGCGCTGGGAGACTGGTGAGGCGCACGCTCCCCGAGGTGTGGGGGCCCGGTACACCAGGAGTGTCCCTCACTGCTCACCTTCTCCTCTGCCCCAGGAAGACAGCCACGGCCAGGGCAGGCCGGGGGCCAGGTGCGTAGGCACCCCCTGCAGCTGCTCTCCCGAGCCTGACCCCGCTGAGGCCTCCCAGGCCACCCTCCCTGTGGAGTCCCACACGCGGCTCTTTTCCCCACACTTCCTGTTTCACTGCATCCACAACCCGCACGGTCTGGCGTGGTAGCCACTCACTCCCGCATGTGACTACTGAGTGGCCAGGGCAAGATGCGCCACCAACACACAGGACACACCGAACAAAACAGTCAACTGTTTCATTGAGAGTGGCTTTGTATCGTCTGCATGTTGAAATGCTATCTTGGGTTGACTGAGTAAAATAGTGTCaggttaatttcatttatttttgctgtttaaaatgcagcaactcaaaaatctagaattaCATTCATGGTTCACATTACACTAGGGGGTACTTGAAAGTCTGGCCAGTCCATGCTACCTTTCAATTCCTTTTCCATGGACTTGGTCAGGTGCCCTCGCTGCACAGGGCTGGCCTACGCCTCGGGTCTCTGCAGACCCACAGATGCCACCTGTAATGTGTGGGCTGCACCTGTGGCGTCCCTGCAGCTAGCAAGGCCGCCAGAGTGGAGGGGCTTCTGtccccatggctggggctggcattgtgctccAGGCTGTCTTCTGCCGGTGGCCTTTTGTCACAGAGGTTATAAACGCTGGCAGGGAACGAAGCTGCTTCTTCGTGCAAAAGAATCAGGTTTTCCAGTGACTGCAATTACAAAGGACAACAGggccctgcactgtggtgcaaagggctaagccaccgcctgcaacgctggcatctcctggctgctccacttccggttcagctccctgccaatgcgcctaggcaagcagcagaggatgctcccagaagctcctggctgctggtccagcccggcccagccccagccaattgttgcagccatttggggagggaaggaaTAGCTGgaaattctgtttttctgaaaacgttgccttttgaataaatacataaatttagggctggtgctgtggcatagtgggtaaagctgccgtctacagcaccggcatcccatatgggctccagttcacatcccagctgctcctcttccgatccagctctctgctatggcctggggaagcagcagcagatggcccaaaagcttgtgcccctgcacccgtgtgggagacccagaagctcctggcttcagattggccccagCTCGCagctttgcggccatttggggagtgaaccagtggatgcaagatatctctctccctctgtctgtaattctacctctcaaataaattaatctttttttttttaatttattttatttatttgaaagagttacacacaggagaggcagagacgtcttccatccgctggttcactccccaattagctgcaacagctggaactggtccgatccaaagccaggagccgggagcttcttctgggtctcccacataggtgcaggggcctaaggacttgggccatctgctgctgctttcccaagccatagcagagagctggatgagaagtggggcagccgggactagaaccgcgcccatgtgggatgcctgccggcactgcaggcggtggctccatCCTctccaccacagcgctggccctaaataaatctttttttaaaaaatgacaaatattaaaagaattagGATTTCCTACCCAAAACCCATTGAAATAAACTCCGATGGGACTGTGAAATAGCGAAGCTGAGCTCGGTTGATCCTCGGGTGGAGGTGCGCTCCCTTTCCCCAGGGATAGTTAGGCGTGGTTGACCCCAGACCGGCCTCAGGCAAACCCCTCGCCTGCTCTCTACAGCCGGCGGCCCAagaatggattttatatttttagatgttTGAAAAAATCAAAAGGCTATTCCATGACATAGAAATTACAGGGGCTTCAAGTCTGTGTCCCGGAACACGGCCATGCGCGTTCCTGTGTAACTGTCTGCGGCTGTTCTGCGCTACAGCAGCAAAGCTGGCACGGACGGCCCGCAAACCATCAGACACTCTCCGCGCGGGCCCTCCGCGCAGAGTTCAGGCAGTGGTGACGCTCGGCGGCCGCTCCGGGCGCTGCTGACTCGCCGGCGGCCCCCGGCGGCCCCCGGCGGCCCCCGGCGGCTCGGGCGAGCGGACGACACGCGCCTGGCCTAGCGCCTGCGCTCGCGCCCACCGCGGCGCTCGCACGCGGGAGAGGCGGAGCCCGCCGGGCTGGTGGGCGGGGTCACGCTGCGTGGGCGGGGCGCGCCGCTCCGCACCGCCCACCCAGGAGAGGCGCCTGCGCTCTTAGGCGCGGTCCGAGTGAGCCTGGGAGAGGCCGGACCGAAGTTGCCGGAGTTCTGCGAGCGCTGAGCCTCTGGGGGAGGAGCGCCGGGAGGGATTGCCTACGGGACAATTCACGTGCTTTAAGGGTCCCCCTTGTGTTTCAGTGTGTTCACGAAGGTCTGCACCCATCACTCCTAATTCAGAATATTCCCCAGAAGTCCCTACCCGTTAGCAGCGGCTGTTCTTCTCCCCAGCCTCGACCCTGCCAACCACAAAGGTGTTTACTCTGGATTCGTCTATGCTGCTCATTTCACGTGCATGGAATCGCAGACTTCGGAGCCTCTGGGTCTGCCTTCTCTCCCTCGGGGTTCTGTTTCCAGGGCTCGCGCCCCTGGGAGCGTGGGTCAGGGCCTCGATGCTGCTTGGGCCTGAGAAACATCCCCGTGAGCGGTCCCAGCACAttttgttgatggacatttgggttattttgGCTATTTGAATAATACTGCTGTCAGCATTTGTATACAAGTTTCTATGTGGACAGATGcttccaatatttttaaagatttattggtttgaaaggcagagttacagagagagatagagactgagagagggcttccaccgactggttcaactccccagatggccataccagctgaggctgggccaggctaaaaccagaagcctggaaccctgtccaggtctcccctgtgtctggcagcacagcaggtacttgggccgtctgcctctgccttcccagctgcatcactagagagctggatcagaagtggagcagccaagactcaaatcagcgcccatatgggacgccagcgtggcaggtggcagctcagctcaccataccacagtgttggcccctgcaGGGAAACTCTTGTGAGAGTTTGTTCTTCcctaaggaaaaataaagatatcTTACATTTCTTTCAGCAGTATGCCTGTTAATAGAAATATTATCATTACTTTTAaagacatatataaatatatataaagtcagagttacacagagaaggagaagcagagagagagagagagagagagagagagaggtcttccatctgctggttcactccccagttggccacaatagccagagcttcaccaatccgaagccaggagccaggagcttcttctgggtctcccacacaggtgcaggggcccaaggacttgggccaccttccactgctttcccaggccatagcagagagctggattggaagtggagcagctgggacttgaaccggcgcacaCATGTAATGCTTCaaaccagggcattaacctgctgtgccacagcgctggcccagtaaTATTATTTCAAACTATATTATGTCATATTGCATGCTAATACACATATTGGAGTCaatattttgaacaaaaatataaaataaaggaagaatcCTACAATGTCACTCCCTGGAAAGCTATGAACTCCCTGGCCCCTGGCGGCCGGTGCCCAGGAGGAATGGGTGGTTGATTTCAGGTGTGTTCAGGAAATGTCCAGAACGAGCCTGGAACCTGTTGTGCCAGAAAGCCAAGAGGCCAAGGGACGGGAGCAGCAAGAACACAGCCGTTGGTGAAAGTAGAAGACTGGGTGAATGTGTTTGAAACGGTGAACACGAACAGTGCCTGTTCGGAGGGACGCTAGGAGGGGGGgcaagaggcagaggaagagaagcGCGTGGAGAGAGTACAACTCCTTTTTCTGCAAATCCCCAGCTGGAGGAAAGAGCTAGCATTTGTCCCTCCCTTCCTGTGTGGAGTGCATGTCGAGGTCACCTATTGTCCTAGTTGATGAGGgagtgttctttttcttttttatgtgagCTTTgctctttaaaagtatttttaaaagatttatttatttatttgaaagtcagagttacagagagaaagagaggtcttccatctgctggttcactccccagttggctgcaatggccagagctgcaccaatctgaagctgggagccaggagcttcttctgggtttcccatgccagtccaagggcccaaggacttgggccatcttccactgctttcccaggccacagcagagagcaggattggaaatacagctgccgggactcgaactggcgaccatatgggggagccggcactgcaggcagcagctttcccgctatgccacagcgccggcccctgctccacttctgatccagcttcttgtgaatgtgcttcggaaagcatcagaagatggcccaagtccttgggcccctgcgcccatgtgggagacccagaagaagctcctggcttcagatcagcccagctctgcccgttgtggccatctggggagtgaactagtggatggaagacctctctctctacctctgcctctctaactctgcttttcaaatagcaaaataaataaatctttaaaaaataataaaatgtgtagaTGCTGCTGCTGGTGTGAACAAAGAAGACAGGGACCTTGTGGTTCAAatgggccagctctctggtgtgtaAATTAGATCTCCGGCCGGCTGCTCCTAGTAAAAAGTAGCAAAGTCTTCGCGAGCAAGGCGTGGCGCCTGGTGCTCACAACTCCCGGCACAGCTGAGCGGATGGCAGAGCGGTGAGGGATGCCAGGGGGTGCTGCTGCCGGCCTTGCTGGCCATGCTGGAACGTGGGCTCAGCGGTGGCCCAGCAGCACTTCAGGCATCTTCCCaggggcagagagccagagaggggagggagggcctaTCAGCCAGTGCACGCGGCCCTGACTGGATGCAGAGACTCATCAGGAGAGAGCCCCGGGGATTCGGTCCTCACAGACCTGGGGACTgccaagtccaagatcaaggcttCGGGTTGGGTGAGGCCTCGCTTGCCGGCTTGCGGCCCCGCCTTCCTGTCCTGCTCTTCCCTTCCACCTAAGACCACCAATCGGACACGTGACGAAGACCCCGCCTGCAGCCTAAGTGTCTCCTGCAAGCTCCAAGTGCAGCCAGCCTGTGGCCTGGAGGTCAGCATATTAACTGCAGGGGCAAAATTCAGCACACAGCCCTGGGGCCACGATCCAGCTGCTAAGACACTCCCAGCGCCACACTCCACACCTGGCCCTGACCGCCTGACTCCTCCCACTCTTGGAGGAAGGTGTTTCTGGCACACACAATCAGAGGCTCAGCCAGAGAAGCTTGcccgcccaaggtcacacagcccgtGAGTGACCTGGACCACACTGCCCTGAGCCAGGGTCGGTGGCCCTTCCCCTGACCAGGCTGCTCTGAGCCAGGAGGCCAGGCGAGGGCAGGGTGGTCCCAGGACACAGAggtgcagggcagggggtggTGCAGTGGGGAGGCCGTGAGAGCTCTTCTCCTATAGGCAGACTCTGTCAGGGCAGCCAGGCCTGCAGCACAGACCCCAaggacagcagggctgggagaAGCACCAGCGGACTAGGCTAGCCAGGCAGCCTGGGACACAGGCTGAGGGTGACAGCTTGTACTAATGAGGCGAGGGCACCCTAGACCAGGGGAGTGAAGCCGGAGGCAAGAGGCTGACAGGCAAGAGAGCGGGGACAGGCGTCAGGGCGGGACTGGGTCACTGGGTCGGGGTCAGACAGCCTGGAGCCTCTAGGGGGCAGCCTGCAGGCCGTGGCACGGATATCGCCACACTGCCCAGGAGCTGCCCGCACCCTTCGGGCAACTGTGCACTTCGcagggggctggggttggggaaaGGGTCTTGCAGAAACAGCTGGAGCCCGAGTCAGCTCCTGTCTGAGCCCCAAGCACCTTTGGCAAATGAGCCCCTCCTTCTGAGCCTGGcaaggggaggggcctgggcccctTCCTTCCGGTTAGGaaggggtgggtggggctggtggCCCCAATCCATTGTCCCAATAAGAATAGAGAGAAGGGCTTTGGAAAGGGACGCTATGAATGGTGAGGGGCTGAGGGGGCTTGGCCTGGACCAACGGGATGAATGCCCCACCCGGGGCCCTGGCTCAGCACCTGGGACAGCAACACCGCTAGTGGGCCAGGGGCTCTGCACTCCTCTCTGAGACCCCAAAGCCGGACTTCAAAGCCCCAGATCCCCAGAGATGGGCTTTGGGGAagcagatgccccaagtgccCCTAGAACTCCACTTCTGGTCAGTCAAAGCTTGAGAGGGAGTGAGAGGCGGGCCGCAcaggctgggagaggggcaggtCTGACCCCCAACTTTGCCCTGCTCCCATTGGCCCCAGCCTccaccccttccctgccccaaccatccaggccctgggaggaggggatGGTGGGGATAGGATGGGAGGGGTTGggctgagagcagagagagacccCACTTCCGGAAGAGGTCTGAAGGAAATACGGTTGGCTGCCTCCAGCCTCTAGCCAACTTCAGCCCCCAGATTCCCGGAGGCCTCCCCATTGTACACCCAAGAGTGGAGTGTAGAtgcccagggcccccaggctgGGGAGCTGCCTGAGACCCAGGGAGCCAGGCTGGTGCGGGGGGCCCAGACAGGTGGATGCTGGGGAAGTCTGAGGGGGACCACTGGGGATGGTACAGGGGCAGAAGGGAAAGGGGGTGGGCCAGCTCTGGGGAGGGAGGCGGAGGAGCAGGGCAGAAGTGGCGAGTGCAGGTGgagaagatggggggggggggcagggaagagctatggagccaggacttctggGATCCAAGGCTTCGGGTGCAGTCTTGGGGTTGAGCCGGCTGGAAGGGAACTTGGGGATCAGGTGGGGTGACTGGTTAGCAGGTGCTGGGGAGGCAGGACACAGCGGGGAACACCAAggctggctgagccctgggcctGTGGGGCCCACCCaccactgcacctgctggggtgAGGGCAGAGTCCCTGTACCTGCCGGTGGGGGAGAGGTCTAGGGGTGGGGCCTGCAGTTGCGAAGGCGTTTCTGGGCCTGAGACAGCATGGTCTGTGGGTGCCTCTGAGTCTGTAGGGGCCTCTGCCGTGGCCTGTCTGTGGCCTCTGTGAGACCACCTCTGTGAGTCCAAGCCTGGCTCCTTCCCTACTCAGGGCCCGCGTGTCCTGGCAGCCGGAGAGCAAGCCTGC containing:
- the SLC27A3 gene encoding long-chain fatty acid transport protein 3 isoform X2, producing MAALLLLPLLLLLPLLLLKLHRWPQLRWLAADLAFTVRALRCKRALRARALAAAAADREGPEGGCSLAWRLAQLARQRGEHTFLIHGARSFSYAEAERQSNRAARIFLRALGWDGGPGGRSAESAGEGERSAHSARDAAAGSGRAPAECSAARLAPGATVALLLPASPEFLWLWFGLAKAGLRTAFVPSAVRRGPLLHCLRSCGARALVLAPEFLESLEPDLPELRAMGLQLWAAGPVSHPAGISDILAGAAAEAEGPVPGYLSAPQSMADTSLYIFTSGTTGLPKAARISHLKILQCQGFYQLCGARPEDVIYLALPLYHMSGSLLGVVGCLGIGATVVLKSRFSAGQFWEDCQRHEVTVFQYIGELCRYLVNQPPRVFPFSLIRCDVATGEPTRDAQGHCVATSPGEPGLLVAPVSPQSPFLGYAGGPELAQGKLLRDVFRPGDVFFNTGDLLVCDDQGFLRFHDRTGDTFRWKGENVATTEVAEVLEALDFLQEVNVYGVAVPGHEGRAGMAALVLRPPHTLDLAELYAHVSENLPPYARPRFLRLQASLATTETFKQQKVRMTREGFDPSDLSDPLYVLDQAAGAYLPLTPARYSALLAGDLRI
- the SLC27A3 gene encoding long-chain fatty acid transport protein 3 isoform X1, translating into MAALLLLPLLLLLPLLLLKLHRWPQLRWLAADLAFTVRALRCKRALRARALAAAAADREGPEGGCSLAWRLAQLARQRGEHTFLIHGARSFSYAEAERQSNRAARIFLRALGWDGGPGGRSAESAGEGERSAHSARDAAAGSGRAPAECSAARLAPGATVALLLPASPEFLWLWFGLAKAGLRTAFVPSAVRRGPLLHCLRSCGARALVLAPEFLESLEPDLPELRAMGLQLWAAGPVSHPAGISDILAGAAAEAEGPVPGYLSAPQSMADTSLYIFTSGTTGLPKAARISHLKILQCQGFYQLCGARPEDVIYLALPLYHMSGSLLGVVGCLGIGATVVLKSRFSAGQFWEDCQRHEVTVFQYIGELCRYLVNQPPTEAERGHKVRLAVGSGLRADTWERFVRRFGPLRVLETYGLTEGNVATFNYTGQRGAVGRASWLYRRVFPFSLIRCDVATGEPTRDAQGHCVATSPGEPGLLVAPVSPQSPFLGYAGGPELAQGKLLRDVFRPGDVFFNTGDLLVCDDQGFLRFHDRTGDTFRWKGENVATTEVAEVLEALDFLQEVNVYGVAVPGHEGRAGMAALVLRPPHTLDLAELYAHVSENLPPYARPRFLRLQASLATTETFKQQKVRMTREGFDPSDLSDPLYVLDQAAGAYLPLTPARYSALLAGDLRI